A single Phoenix dactylifera cultivar Barhee BC4 chromosome 1, palm_55x_up_171113_PBpolish2nd_filt_p, whole genome shotgun sequence DNA region contains:
- the LOC103702676 gene encoding photosystem II 22 kDa protein, chloroplastic, with product MVHAVFTSGLGAHLPDSKREPLLQSQLRRLRPTPFSHLLLSQPSHKQLPSPSYSSYTPVLALFKSKTKAPPKKVEKAKPKVEDGIFGTSGGIGFTKQNELFVGRVAMIGFAASLLGEAITGKGILAQLNLETGIPIYEAEPLLLFFILFTLLGAIGALGDRGRFVDDPPTGLDKAVIPPGKGIRSALGLKEGGPLFGFTKSNELFVGRLAQLGIAFSIIGEIITGKGALAQLNIETGVPINEIEPLVLFNVLFFFIAALNPGNGKFVTDVDEEE from the exons ATGGTTCACGCCGTGTTCACGTCTGGACTTGGTGCCCATTTGCCGGATTCCAAGAGAGAGCCGTTGCTCCAATCGCAGCTTCGCCGTCTCCGGCCGACACCATTCTCCCATCTCCTCCTGTCTCAGCCTTCTCACAAGCAACTACCGTCACCTTCTTATTCTTCCTATACCCCAGTTCTTGCTCTATTCAAGTCTAAAACCAAGGCTCCACCAAAGAAG GTAGAGAAGGCCAAGCCAAAAGTTGAAGATGGTATCTTCGGTACCTCTGGGGGCATTGGTTTCACCAAGCAGAACGAGCTCTTTGTTGGCCGTGTCGCCATGATTGGATTTGCA GCATCACTGCTAGGAGAAGCAATCACAGGCAAAGGAATCCTAGCACAATTGAATCTGGAAACTGGAATACCAATATACGAAGCAGAGCCACTTCTCCTGTTCTTCATCCTTTTCACTCTCCTTGGAGCAATTGGAGCTCTCGGCGACCGTGGTAGGTTTGTAGATGATCCACCCACAGGGCTTGACAAGGCAGTCATCCCTCCTGGAAAGGGCATTCGGTCTGCTTTAGGACTAAAGGAAGGAG GTCCCTTGTTTGGGTTTACAAAGTCCAATGAGCTCTTTGTTGGAAGATTAGCACAGCTGGGGATTGCATTCTCTATAATTGGAGAAATTATCACAGGAAAAGGAGCTCTAGCGCAGTTAAACATTGAGACAGGCGTGCCTATCAATGAAATCGAGCCGCTTGTGTTGTTCaatgttcttttcttcttcattgCAGCATTGAATCCAGGAAATGGTAAGTTTGTTACCGACGTGGACGAAGAGGAGTAA